From Butyricimonas paravirosa, one genomic window encodes:
- a CDS encoding YgiQ family radical SAM protein: MMDYNIQQWLPTTKKEVEQRGWKSIDVILFTGDAYVDHPSFGGAVIGRLLESLGLNVAIVPQPNWQDDLRDFKKLGKPNLFFGISPGCMDSMVNHYTAAKRRRSDDAYTPGNRSGARPDMPTIVYTKILKELFPDTPVIIGGIEASLRRFTHYDYWKDSLKPSILHESQADMLVYGMGEKPLTEICRMLQRGIPFQSLTNIPQTSVIRHKDEKYATNKKWQTITLASHEECLSDKQKYATNFRYIEEESNSIHAAKLIQPIGDELIIVNPPYPPMTTTEIDAIYDLPFTRLPHPKYRGKEIPAYNMIRHSITMHRGCFGGCAFCTISAHQGKFIASRSEASILREVQHVCDMPDFKGTITDLGGPSANMYMIKGKDHRICEQCKRPSCLHPTVCKNLNTNHSHLLDLYNQVRRDTRVKHCFVGSGIRYDLSMHRTGNKEIDAINREYLETVIKHHVSGRFKVAPEHSSDNVLHLMRKPSFKLFRELTARFNAINNKEHLKQQIIPYFISSHPGCSLEDMADLAINTKELDFKLEQVQDFTPTPMTLATDMYYSGFHPYSLRKIQSAKTETEKKRQNIFFFWYKREFKSEIIGILTKLKRMDLVKRLYSNKNK, translated from the coding sequence ATCATGGATTATAATATACAACAATGGTTACCGACCACCAAAAAAGAAGTCGAACAGCGGGGATGGAAAAGTATTGATGTCATTCTTTTCACGGGAGATGCCTACGTGGACCATCCTTCCTTTGGCGGGGCCGTTATCGGGCGACTTCTCGAATCTCTCGGACTGAACGTAGCTATCGTCCCCCAGCCCAACTGGCAGGATGATTTACGGGATTTCAAGAAATTGGGCAAACCGAATTTATTTTTTGGAATCAGTCCCGGTTGTATGGATTCCATGGTAAACCACTACACGGCAGCTAAAAGACGCCGTTCAGATGATGCCTACACCCCCGGCAACCGGAGTGGCGCACGCCCCGATATGCCGACCATTGTTTACACCAAGATATTAAAGGAACTTTTTCCCGACACTCCCGTCATTATCGGGGGGATAGAAGCCTCTTTAAGACGTTTCACCCACTACGATTATTGGAAAGATTCACTTAAACCGTCTATTCTTCATGAAAGCCAAGCAGATATGCTAGTATATGGTATGGGAGAGAAACCTCTCACCGAAATCTGCCGGATGCTGCAAAGAGGTATTCCTTTTCAAAGTTTAACCAATATCCCGCAAACCTCCGTGATCAGGCACAAAGACGAGAAATACGCCACTAACAAGAAATGGCAAACCATCACACTCGCCTCTCACGAAGAGTGTTTATCGGACAAGCAAAAATATGCCACAAACTTCCGGTATATCGAAGAAGAATCCAATAGTATTCATGCCGCAAAACTGATACAACCTATCGGAGATGAATTAATAATCGTGAATCCGCCCTACCCGCCCATGACCACGACAGAAATAGATGCGATTTACGATCTGCCGTTTACCCGTTTGCCCCATCCTAAATACCGGGGTAAAGAGATTCCGGCTTATAACATGATCCGCCATTCCATTACCATGCATCGCGGTTGTTTCGGGGGATGTGCCTTTTGTACGATTTCCGCCCATCAGGGAAAATTTATCGCATCCCGTTCCGAGGCATCCATTTTGCGAGAGGTTCAGCATGTTTGTGATATGCCCGACTTCAAGGGAACGATTACCGATTTAGGAGGACCTTCCGCCAACATGTACATGATCAAGGGAAAAGATCATCGTATTTGTGAGCAATGCAAACGTCCGTCCTGCCTACACCCGACCGTGTGTAAAAACTTAAACACCAACCATTCGCACCTTTTAGACCTATATAACCAAGTGCGTAGAGACACTCGGGTGAAACACTGTTTTGTGGGTTCCGGTATCCGGTACGATCTCTCCATGCATCGCACGGGCAATAAAGAGATCGACGCCATAAACCGGGAATACTTGGAAACCGTCATCAAACACCACGTGTCCGGACGCTTTAAAGTCGCCCCGGAACACAGTTCCGACAACGTGCTACACCTGATGCGCAAACCCTCGTTCAAGCTTTTCCGGGAACTGACAGCTCGTTTCAATGCCATCAACAACAAAGAGCATTTAAAACAACAGATTATACCCTACTTCATCTCGTCTCATCCGGGATGTAGCCTAGAGGACATGGCTGACTTGGCCATCAATACCAAAGAATTGGATTTCAAGCTGGAACAAGTACAGGATTTTACCCCCACTCCCATGACATTAGCCACGGATATGTACTATTCCGGTTTTCATCCCTACTCCCTGCGCAAAATTCAATCGGCCAAAACAGAAACCGAGAAAAAACGCCAGAACATATTTTTCTTCTGGTACAAACGGGAATTCAAAAGTGAAATTATCGGTATCCTCACGAAACTGAAAAGAATGGATCTCGTAAAACGGTTATATTCAAATAAAAATAAATAA
- a CDS encoding tetratricopeptide repeat protein yields the protein MRYYTWIMLFFLFTSCTHHQAVKSNQRGMDYITREQPRKALEEFNHAISLDPDFFSAYYNRAIIRANLKQNEEALKDINYVIANVPDHALAYYNRGIIYENLGQPTQAIQDYSHAINLQPDLLEAYHYRGIVRYGMKDLDGALADYNKAISLGLKSSAVYFNRGVIFHQKGQLSDAIESYSRSIEIDPSNARAYYNRAISKLIVDNYKEALQDLEISKRLGYSKAAEIISQYY from the coding sequence ATGCGCTATTATACTTGGATAATGTTATTTTTTCTATTCACCTCGTGTACTCACCACCAAGCCGTGAAGAGTAATCAGCGAGGTATGGACTACATTACCCGAGAGCAACCCCGGAAAGCCTTGGAAGAGTTCAACCATGCGATCTCGTTGGACCCGGATTTCTTTTCCGCCTATTATAACCGGGCTATTATCCGGGCGAACCTCAAGCAAAATGAAGAGGCCCTTAAAGATATTAATTACGTGATAGCCAATGTCCCTGATCATGCTCTAGCTTATTATAACCGGGGAATCATATACGAGAATCTCGGTCAGCCAACCCAAGCTATCCAGGACTATAGTCACGCTATCAACTTACAGCCGGATTTATTGGAGGCATACCACTACCGCGGTATCGTTCGTTATGGAATGAAAGATTTAGACGGAGCCCTCGCCGATTACAACAAGGCAATTTCCCTCGGCTTAAAATCAAGTGCCGTATATTTCAACCGAGGGGTCATCTTTCACCAGAAAGGCCAACTTAGCGATGCCATTGAAAGCTACTCCCGTTCCATTGAAATCGATCCTTCCAATGCCAGAGCCTACTATAACCGAGCTATTTCCAAGCTGATTGTCGATAATTACAAAGAAGCCCTTCAAGATTTGGAAATCTCAAAACGCCTCGGTTACTCGAAAGCAGCAGAAATTATCTCGCAATACTATTAA
- a CDS encoding tetratricopeptide repeat protein, producing MKKLLLFVLTSLFVGGALFAQTDESGKVKNEGNAAWRAKNYKEAFTKWEQYLKLIEFKDDATVYNVAVCATKLKDYANAEKYFGMSIKNNYKVASSYLGMADAQENLKKIPEMLKTLQDGIKATPGQNVKLEKAYSDYFAKEGQKFQKANDIAKAAENFTKSSQVSNKQLKARGLLSLGTLYFNNGASILQKATPYATSEKEKYEAEKAKALADFKKAQDYLKQAATVEPTNEAVKETQKQVAEAIAPLVEKK from the coding sequence ATGAAGAAACTACTTTTATTTGTTCTAACGAGCTTGTTTGTAGGAGGGGCTCTATTTGCACAGACCGATGAATCCGGCAAAGTTAAGAATGAAGGTAATGCAGCTTGGAGAGCCAAGAATTATAAAGAGGCTTTTACCAAGTGGGAGCAATACCTGAAATTAATCGAATTCAAAGATGACGCAACGGTTTATAACGTGGCTGTTTGTGCAACTAAATTGAAAGATTATGCCAATGCCGAGAAATACTTTGGTATGTCTATCAAGAATAATTACAAAGTTGCCTCTTCTTATCTGGGAATGGCTGATGCTCAGGAGAACTTGAAAAAGATTCCGGAAATGTTGAAAACGTTACAGGACGGGATTAAAGCAACCCCGGGACAAAACGTGAAGTTGGAAAAAGCATATTCTGATTATTTTGCTAAAGAAGGTCAGAAATTCCAAAAAGCTAACGATATTGCCAAGGCTGCGGAAAATTTCACAAAGAGTAGTCAGGTTTCTAACAAACAATTGAAAGCACGCGGATTGTTGAGTTTAGGTACTCTTTATTTCAATAATGGGGCATCTATCCTTCAAAAAGCAACTCCTTATGCTACTTCTGAGAAAGAAAAATATGAAGCAGAAAAGGCAAAAGCTTTGGCTGATTTCAAGAAAGCCCAGGATTATCTGAAACAAGCTGCAACTGTTGAGCCGACAAATGAGGCTGTAAAAGAAACGCAAAAACAAGTGGCAGAGGCTATCGCACCACTAGTTGAAAAGAAATAA
- a CDS encoding GAF domain-containing protein, with protein METSRKLAKYDRLYDQIKQYIQTTEDIWARLATMEAVLHHKMQSFFWTGVYVLVDGDLIVRSYQGPVACQKLRNGGVCWAAINSGDTVIVDNVEEFPGHIACNAASKSEIVIPLRDPEGRIFGCLDVDSDQLGAFDREDEAGLKKILSLLYQSDSVK; from the coding sequence ATGGAGACTTCAAGAAAACTGGCAAAATACGACCGGTTATATGATCAGATCAAGCAGTATATCCAGACCACGGAAGATATATGGGCCCGGTTGGCAACGATGGAGGCCGTATTGCATCATAAGATGCAGTCTTTTTTTTGGACAGGGGTATACGTGTTGGTTGACGGGGATTTAATTGTACGTTCCTACCAGGGGCCGGTGGCTTGTCAGAAACTCCGAAACGGGGGTGTTTGCTGGGCCGCGATCAACTCCGGGGATACGGTTATCGTGGATAACGTGGAAGAATTTCCGGGGCATATCGCTTGTAATGCCGCCTCGAAAAGTGAGATTGTAATCCCTTTGCGGGATCCCGAAGGCCGTATTTTTGGCTGTCTGGACGTGGATAGCGACCAGTTAGGGGCCTTTGACAGGGAAGATGAAGCAGGTTTAAAGAAAATTTTGTCTCTTCTTTATCAATCAGATAGCGTGAAATGA
- a CDS encoding aminoacyl-histidine dipeptidase, translating to MGVFEGLKPEAVWGYFEEICQVPRPSKKEGKIIAYLLDWAKKHNLEAKRDDAGNVLIKKPATKGKENAPTVILQAHMDMVCEKNSDTVHDFDKDPIQPYVDGEWVRAKGTTLGADDGIGMAAQMAVLTSTDIAHGPIECLFTVDEETGLTGAFALQPGFLSGNILLNLDSEDEGEMFIGCAGGIDTVINMGYKTEKTPVDSFAVKVQVKGLQGGHSGDDINKGRGNAIKILNRFLWDLNVKYGIRVSVFEGGNLRNAIARESFAVITFPEQYKENVRVDFNIYSAEMENVWKITEPGLQLALESTDVPENVLTKESTDALVNALYACPHGVFSMSYRMPGLVETSTNLAAVRFNEPNNILITTSQRSDVNSEKFNIANMVESVFTLAGAKVEHGEGYPGWAPNPDSPVVKVAVDSYKRLFGKEPIVRSIHAGLECGLFLEKYPNMDMVSFGPTLRGVHSPDEKINIKTVQMWWSHLVDILQNL from the coding sequence ATGGGAGTTTTTGAAGGATTAAAACCAGAAGCAGTTTGGGGATATTTTGAAGAAATATGTCAGGTTCCCAGACCGTCAAAGAAAGAAGGTAAAATTATCGCTTATTTATTGGATTGGGCGAAGAAACACAATCTGGAGGCGAAACGGGATGATGCAGGCAATGTGTTGATTAAAAAGCCTGCAACAAAAGGAAAAGAGAATGCACCGACCGTGATTTTGCAGGCTCATATGGATATGGTTTGTGAGAAGAATTCAGATACGGTACATGATTTTGATAAAGATCCGATACAACCCTATGTGGATGGAGAATGGGTACGTGCTAAAGGAACCACTCTTGGTGCTGATGACGGGATTGGTATGGCGGCTCAGATGGCCGTGTTGACTTCTACCGACATCGCACATGGACCGATCGAATGTTTGTTTACCGTGGATGAAGAGACCGGGTTGACGGGTGCTTTTGCTCTGCAACCGGGATTCCTGAGCGGGAATATACTTTTGAATCTGGATTCGGAGGATGAAGGAGAGATGTTTATCGGTTGTGCCGGTGGTATCGATACCGTGATTAACATGGGCTACAAGACCGAGAAGACCCCAGTCGATTCTTTTGCCGTGAAGGTACAAGTGAAAGGACTTCAGGGGGGGCATTCCGGTGATGATATTAATAAAGGCAGGGGAAATGCCATCAAGATTCTGAACCGTTTCTTGTGGGATTTGAATGTAAAATACGGAATTCGTGTTTCCGTGTTTGAAGGAGGTAATCTGCGGAATGCTATCGCCCGTGAATCTTTTGCGGTGATCACGTTCCCCGAGCAGTACAAGGAAAACGTGAGAGTCGACTTTAATATATATAGTGCAGAAATGGAAAACGTGTGGAAAATCACGGAACCCGGTTTGCAGTTAGCATTAGAGTCTACGGATGTGCCAGAAAACGTGTTGACAAAAGAAAGTACGGATGCACTTGTAAACGCGTTGTACGCTTGTCCTCACGGGGTTTTCTCCATGAGTTACCGTATGCCGGGATTGGTTGAAACATCAACAAATCTGGCAGCTGTTAGATTCAACGAACCCAATAATATTTTGATCACCACTTCACAACGGAGTGACGTGAATTCGGAAAAATTCAATATCGCTAATATGGTTGAATCCGTGTTCACACTGGCAGGAGCCAAGGTTGAGCATGGGGAAGGGTACCCGGGTTGGGCACCGAATCCGGATTCTCCGGTGGTAAAAGTTGCCGTGGATTCTTACAAACGTCTGTTTGGTAAAGAACCGATCGTACGATCTATCCATGCCGGATTGGAATGCGGTTTGTTCTTGGAGAAATATCCGAACATGGATATGGTATCCTTCGGACCGACACTGAGAGGTGTTCACTCCCCGGATGAAAAGATTAATATTAAGACGGTACAGATGTGGTGGAGCCACTTGGTGGATATATTACAAAACCTGTAA
- a CDS encoding MarR family winged helix-turn-helix transcriptional regulator: MTEVSELVALLSKAERGYTKVLNRSFQNAGYDLSREQYELLEVLWEQDHVNQQNISKRLQKDKYNVTKLLNTLQKRGYVQRKMDKDDKRSNFVVLTEKGVESRHTLRQIVEQVHTDISFTLSPQELKSAIWVLKKLNLQ; encoded by the coding sequence ATGACGGAAGTAAGTGAATTAGTAGCTCTCTTGAGCAAGGCGGAAAGAGGTTACACCAAAGTTTTAAATCGCAGTTTCCAAAATGCCGGGTATGATCTTAGCCGGGAGCAGTATGAACTTCTGGAAGTGTTATGGGAACAGGATCACGTGAACCAGCAGAACATTTCCAAACGTCTCCAGAAGGATAAATACAATGTCACAAAACTATTGAACACCTTGCAAAAAAGAGGTTACGTGCAAAGAAAGATGGACAAAGATGATAAGCGGAGTAATTTCGTGGTACTAACTGAAAAAGGGGTAGAATCCCGTCATACGTTGCGCCAGATCGTGGAACAGGTTCACACGGATATAAGTTTTACTTTGTCCCCGCAGGAGCTGAAGTCCGCGATATGGGTGTTGAAAAAGTTGAATTTGCAATAG
- a CDS encoding DUF1904 family protein, which produces MPFLRFHAVEKSRLDLVGERLISEIVRTLGCPRETVVIEAIDSSFISGHEQFQAYPFVKVEYFKRPLEQQNAVAKIIFECLKEIGYPESDVYFSFLEKDCYYENGEVIK; this is translated from the coding sequence ATGCCATTTTTAAGATTTCATGCAGTAGAAAAAAGTAGATTGGACTTGGTAGGGGAGCGATTGATCTCGGAGATTGTTCGCACCTTGGGATGTCCGAGAGAGACAGTTGTAATAGAAGCTATTGACTCTTCTTTTATTTCTGGACACGAGCAATTTCAGGCTTATCCTTTTGTGAAGGTGGAGTATTTTAAGCGTCCGTTGGAACAGCAGAATGCGGTGGCAAAGATTATTTTCGAGTGTCTGAAAGAGATCGGATACCCGGAAAGTGATGTCTATTTCTCTTTCTTGGAGAAGGATTGTTACTATGAAAACGGGGAAGTGATAAAGTAA
- a CDS encoding DHH family phosphoesterase codes for MYETIIERIKERLESRDLKAVIIPHISPDGDAAGSCSALWQVLDRVGIQAQLMTCDYIPDYLKWLKRIPDAISFQNRPKECKHWLHQADILFMLDHNTVTREGDLEPFVKEFKGEVIMIDHHPDPDDVTYRISDTSVSSTCELLYNVISGVWGKEIIDTDIANAIYTGISTDTGGLSHNSSHPETYRVIADLLALGLNKDYVHEQLYQRNTLSRLRLTGNCLLNKLTIDEHFPVATIPITFQELELYNYKDGDLEGLVNIPLSIEDVLVSIQITERKDKVKLSFRSKGNIPVNLWAKEFFNGGGHLNAAGGQMPLPLDDVVKKVRDTAEWFFKQLKVEN; via the coding sequence ATGTACGAAACAATCATAGAAAGAATAAAGGAGAGGCTGGAAAGCAGAGATTTAAAGGCGGTTATCATTCCTCACATATCACCAGACGGAGATGCTGCCGGTTCATGTTCTGCCCTGTGGCAAGTGTTGGATCGGGTGGGAATACAGGCACAGTTGATGACGTGTGATTATATCCCGGATTATTTAAAGTGGTTGAAGCGTATTCCGGATGCAATATCTTTTCAGAATCGGCCTAAAGAATGTAAACATTGGTTACATCAAGCGGATATATTGTTCATGCTAGATCATAATACCGTGACCAGGGAAGGAGATTTGGAGCCTTTCGTGAAGGAGTTCAAAGGGGAGGTTATCATGATTGATCACCACCCGGATCCGGATGACGTGACGTATCGGATTTCGGACACGAGTGTTTCCTCCACGTGTGAATTACTTTATAATGTAATTTCCGGAGTATGGGGTAAAGAGATCATTGACACGGATATAGCGAATGCCATTTATACCGGGATTTCAACCGACACGGGAGGATTAAGTCACAATTCTTCTCATCCGGAAACGTATCGTGTGATTGCCGATTTGTTGGCATTAGGACTGAATAAAGACTACGTACACGAACAGCTTTATCAACGAAACACGCTTTCCCGGTTACGTCTGACGGGGAATTGCCTGTTGAATAAGCTGACGATTGACGAGCATTTTCCGGTGGCCACGATTCCGATCACGTTTCAGGAATTGGAATTATACAATTATAAAGACGGGGATCTGGAAGGATTAGTAAACATACCCTTGTCCATCGAGGATGTACTGGTTTCTATTCAGATTACCGAGCGTAAAGATAAAGTGAAGTTATCCTTCCGGTCAAAGGGCAATATCCCCGTGAACCTGTGGGCAAAAGAGTTTTTCAATGGTGGAGGACATTTAAATGCCGCCGGGGGACAAATGCCGTTGCCTTTGGATGACGTGGTGAAGAAGGTACGGGACACGGCGGAATGGTTCTTTAAGCAATTGAAAGTTGAGAATTGA
- a CDS encoding RNA polymerase sigma factor — protein sequence MPKSFVPHFTDKEREKNFHYLYEKYGITLRYFAIKYINDQDIISDIIQDAFVRLWEKMSQFKDENEVKAFLYKVVQNSCIDLIRHEAVAQKYVQHVNSEDTEEKSFLDNILETEIFQALRIVFNELPPACKEVYLLSLQGKSHEEISQQLDITINTVKKHKNNANHYMRERLKYLLTVLTWL from the coding sequence ATGCCAAAAAGTTTTGTACCACATTTCACGGATAAAGAAAGAGAAAAAAACTTTCATTACTTATATGAAAAGTATGGGATTACTCTACGCTATTTTGCCATAAAGTATATTAATGATCAAGATATTATCTCTGATATCATTCAAGATGCATTTGTCCGATTATGGGAAAAAATGTCCCAATTTAAAGATGAAAATGAGGTGAAAGCCTTTCTTTACAAAGTTGTACAAAATTCCTGTATTGATCTGATTCGCCATGAGGCTGTTGCTCAAAAATATGTTCAACACGTTAATTCTGAAGATACTGAAGAAAAATCATTTTTGGACAACATACTGGAAACTGAAATATTCCAAGCTTTACGTATTGTATTTAACGAACTCCCTCCTGCTTGTAAAGAAGTATATTTACTCAGTTTACAAGGAAAAAGCCACGAAGAAATCTCTCAACAATTAGATATCACAATTAATACCGTGAAAAAACACAAGAACAACGCAAACCATTATATGCGAGAACGCCTCAAATATCTACTTACTGTTCTGACGTGGTTATAA
- a CDS encoding thioredoxin family protein, translating to MKKFTLVLNLVCFLALGSFAQSMYGDAVKADVKMKYVYSFEEALKKAKEENKLIFFNCFADWAVPCHSMNKLVFSDQEFADWMDKHFVNFFIDVTTPAGRPFADKYKITFQAHYLVLNSDGEVVHRIVGGHQIPEFKAILKNALNPKTSLAGMNKRYAAGERNVKFLNAYADVLKIASEDETYKKVVEELFSKLKKSDWSKKVYWKSFCYMTKDIDSEMFKYMLDHKVDFVKSNGEEQVNQFISNLYARTLYSYASGKEVYNGEKLLNIYLDIQKAGLPKENMVYSLYTIAKYRGEGNFSKMMDVIETVVPTWESTIAVALDLSLAEMKDLDKTDKERLINYFQKRSEKAGGAKKNYLAAISDMVNTEGIKFEDITFNEALKKAKEQGKLIFMDCYTTWCGPCKMMSNQVFKQKQVGDFFNQNFVNLKVDMEKGEGRDLLKRYGVDAFPTMFLLDGDGNIIYKIRGGRSVQAFMTAIKRGQNLKIPFYIQKSRYEAGDRSAELMADYFYTMADAGDVKNVMGEARSYLATLKAPDLYSKSAWELYENFVNNVTDQEFRYLVTNREKFVENIGDSVVNKKIEKVIFPMVIEYLKGSVSKNDIAVAWNLVNTGKFSLDYSLVLLNKIISMYDKKEFSQLIDFYEKDVTSNQDDRTRLNLDVILHYLLKDASSKEKNRAVTYAKKEMEKARPGVRDSYMALIETLSK from the coding sequence ATGAAAAAGTTTACTTTAGTATTAAATCTTGTATGTTTTTTAGCTTTGGGCTCTTTTGCCCAAAGCATGTACGGAGATGCCGTGAAGGCTGACGTGAAAATGAAATATGTCTATTCTTTTGAAGAGGCATTGAAGAAAGCAAAGGAAGAGAACAAACTGATTTTCTTTAATTGTTTTGCAGATTGGGCTGTTCCCTGTCACTCTATGAATAAATTAGTGTTTAGTGATCAAGAATTTGCAGATTGGATGGACAAACATTTCGTGAATTTTTTTATAGATGTAACTACCCCGGCAGGCCGTCCGTTTGCAGATAAGTATAAAATTACATTTCAAGCACATTATCTCGTTTTAAATAGTGATGGTGAAGTGGTGCATCGGATTGTAGGAGGGCATCAGATCCCTGAATTCAAAGCTATTTTGAAAAATGCTTTAAATCCTAAAACTTCATTGGCAGGTATGAACAAGAGATATGCTGCCGGAGAAAGAAATGTTAAATTCTTGAATGCGTATGCTGATGTATTGAAAATTGCCAGCGAAGATGAGACATATAAAAAAGTTGTTGAAGAACTTTTCAGTAAACTGAAAAAATCGGATTGGTCTAAAAAAGTGTACTGGAAATCATTTTGTTATATGACAAAAGATATTGACAGTGAAATGTTTAAATATATGTTGGATCATAAAGTGGATTTCGTCAAATCAAATGGAGAGGAACAGGTCAATCAGTTTATTTCTAATCTCTATGCTAGAACTCTCTATTCATACGCATCTGGAAAAGAGGTTTATAACGGTGAAAAATTACTGAATATTTATTTGGATATTCAAAAAGCAGGATTGCCAAAAGAGAATATGGTTTATTCTTTATATACCATTGCCAAGTACCGGGGAGAGGGGAATTTCAGTAAAATGATGGATGTGATCGAGACTGTTGTCCCGACATGGGAGTCTACAATTGCGGTTGCATTGGATTTATCTTTAGCCGAAATGAAGGATTTAGACAAGACAGATAAAGAGCGTTTGATCAATTACTTTCAAAAAAGATCAGAGAAAGCCGGGGGAGCCAAAAAAAATTATTTGGCAGCGATAAGCGATATGGTGAATACCGAAGGAATAAAATTTGAGGATATTACTTTTAACGAGGCCTTGAAAAAGGCCAAAGAACAAGGAAAACTGATTTTTATGGATTGTTACACAACATGGTGTGGTCCTTGTAAGATGATGAGTAATCAAGTCTTCAAACAAAAACAAGTAGGTGATTTTTTTAATCAGAATTTTGTAAATCTAAAAGTGGATATGGAAAAGGGTGAAGGACGAGATTTATTGAAAAGATATGGAGTAGACGCCTTCCCAACAATGTTTTTATTAGACGGTGATGGAAATATTATTTATAAAATTCGAGGAGGGCGGAGTGTACAAGCATTCATGACGGCAATAAAAAGAGGACAGAATCTGAAAATTCCTTTCTACATTCAGAAAAGCAGGTATGAGGCTGGTGATCGGTCGGCAGAATTAATGGCAGATTATTTTTATACAATGGCAGATGCTGGTGATGTAAAGAATGTAATGGGAGAGGCTCGTTCTTACCTTGCAACTTTGAAGGCTCCGGATTTATATAGTAAATCAGCTTGGGAGTTGTATGAGAATTTTGTGAATAACGTTACAGATCAAGAATTCAGATATTTGGTAACGAATCGAGAGAAGTTCGTGGAAAATATTGGGGATAGTGTGGTAAATAAAAAGATTGAAAAGGTTATTTTCCCTATGGTTATTGAATATTTGAAAGGTTCTGTCTCTAAAAATGACATAGCTGTAGCTTGGAATCTGGTAAATACAGGTAAATTTTCTTTGGATTATTCTTTGGTGTTGCTAAATAAAATTATTTCCATGTATGACAAAAAAGAATTTAGCCAACTAATCGATTTTTACGAGAAAGATGTTACATCGAATCAAGATGATAGAACACGTCTAAACTTGGATGTAATTCTTCATTATTTACTGAAAGATGCTTCTTCTAAAGAGAAAAATCGAGCTGTAACTTATGCGAAAAAAGAGATGGAGAAAGCTAGACCTGGTGTGCGGGATAGTTACATGGCCTTAATTGAGACTTTATCAAAATAA